A section of the Castanea sativa cultivar Marrone di Chiusa Pesio chromosome 12, ASM4071231v1 genome encodes:
- the LOC142618620 gene encoding cyclin-A1-1-like — protein MSTQNRRSSFSSSTSSSLAKRQASSSTLENPGKATMIAPHLAKKRAPLSNITNVKNVAHIASRSSVPSSTLMPSATKTAKAKKAPSASAGSTAFSRTNFPASLNVKSSVLVPCSKVTSFPRSNETAPSTAAVPAPCSMDVSPSKSDGLSVSLDETMSTCESYKSPEVEYIDNNDLPAVDSINRKTLSNLYISHHDEKTGNICNRDVLAEMETDDKIVNVDNNYMDPQLCATIACDIYQHLRASEAKKRPSTDFMDKIQKDINASMRAILIDWLVEVAEEYRLVPDTLYLTVNYIDRYLSGNLMNRQRLQLLGVACMMIASKYEEICAPQVEEFCYITDNTYFKEEVLQMESAVLNYLKFEMTAPTAKCFLRRFVRAAQGINEIPSLQLECLANYIAELSLLEYSMLCYAPSLIAASAIFLANYFLFPSKRPWNSTLQHYTLYQPSDLCDCVKDLHRLCCDSHNSSLPAIREKYSQHKYKYVAKKYCPPTIPPEFFHSLSH, from the exons ATGTCGACCCAGAATCGCCGTTCGTCGTTTTCTTCATCAACATCTTCGTCTTTGGCGAAGCGACAAGCCTCGTCTTCGACATTGGAGAATCCCGGAAAGGCCACCATGATTGCGCCTCACTTGGCCAAGAAGCGAGCTCCACTTAGTAACATCACCAATGTCAAGAATGTGGCTCACATTGCTTCACGGAGCTCCGTTCCCTCTTCTACTTTG ATGCCATCTGCAACTAAAACTGCCAAGGCAAAGAAGGCACCCTCTGCTAGCGCCGGTAGCACGGCGTTTTCCAGGACCAATTTCCCTGCATCCTTGAACGTTAAATCAAGTGTACTTGTTCCATGTAGCAAGGTTACATCTTTCCCTAGAAGTAATGAAACTGCCCCTAGCACAGCTGCTGTTCCTGCACCTTGCAGCATGGATGTTTCTCCAAGTAAATCAGATGGACTTTCAGTTTCTTTGGATGAGACAATGTCTACTTGTGAGTCTTACAAGAGTCCTGAAGTTGAATACATTGACAACAATGATCTTCCAGCAGTTGATTCTATCAACAGAAAGACATTAAGCAACCTCTACATTTCACACCATGACGAAAAAACAG GAAATATCTGCAATAGAGATGTCCTTGCAGAGATGGAAACAGATGATAAAATTGTTAATGTTGATAACAATTACATGGATCCGCAGCTTTGTGCAACCATTGCTTGTGATATTTACCAGCACTTGCGTGCCTCTGAG GCAAAGAAAAGGCCTTCCACAGACTTCATGGACAAAATTCAGAAGGACATCAATGCCAGCATGCGTGCAATATTGATTGATTGGCTTGTGGAG GTGGCTGAAGAGTACAGGCTTGTACCTGACACATTATATTTGACCGTAAACTACATAGACCGGTATCTTTCAGGGAATTTGATGAATAGGCAAAGGTTACAGTTACTTGGTGTCGCGTGCATGATGATTGCCTC CAAATATGAGGAGATTTGCGCACCCCAGGTAGAAGAGTTCTGTTACATAACTGATAACACATATTTCAAGGAAGAG GTTTTGCAAATGGAATCTGCAGTTTTGAACTACTTGAAGTTTGAAATGACAGCACCAACAGCTAAATGTTTCTTAAG GCGATTTGTTCGTGCTGCTCAAGGAATAAATGAG ATTCCATCATTGCAGTTGGAGTGCTTAGCCAACTACATTGCAGAACTATCTCTCTTGGAGTACAGTATGCTTTGCTATGCTCCATCACTTATAGCTGCTTCGGCAATTTTCTTGgccaattattttcttttcccttcaAAGAGACCATGG AATTCCACCTTGCAGCATTACACACTTTACCAGCCTTCTGATTTGTGTGACTGTGTCAAGGATCTCCATCGCCTGTGCTGCGATAGCCATAATTCTAGTTTGCCTGCTATCAGGGAGAAATACAGTCAGCATAAG TACAAATATGTGGCGAAGAAGTATTGCCCCCCTACAATACCTCCAGAGTTTTTCCACAGTTTAAGTCACTAG